A window from Streptomyces subrutilus encodes these proteins:
- a CDS encoding acetoacetate decarboxylase family protein — protein sequence MARVRYGARTEAEIAASREKSARLPDIWSTGVVAVWETDPEVVAAVLPPPLKPGDRPLVRANISTVDLPGYPLGAGSVAVAARHDGVEGWYPLVMPMTHERALTGGREVFGEPKKLGEVTVERDGLVVRAALARHGIAFVEVRGAVDRPLPLPEPATKTDFYFKFLPAVDGSGLESDPVLVHCTRNEKVRRLERVTGDVVLRESMFDPVADLPVRRLVEITIGEKTTDQKGRVVERVSARALLPYVHQRYDDPMQVLDGPPEGSV from the coding sequence ATGGCACGCGTACGGTACGGAGCACGGACCGAGGCCGAGATCGCGGCGTCGCGCGAGAAGAGCGCCCGGCTTCCCGACATCTGGTCCACGGGTGTGGTGGCCGTCTGGGAGACGGACCCGGAGGTGGTGGCGGCGGTCCTGCCACCGCCGCTCAAGCCGGGCGACCGGCCCCTGGTGCGGGCCAACATCAGCACGGTGGACCTGCCCGGCTACCCGCTCGGCGCCGGCTCGGTGGCCGTCGCCGCCCGGCACGACGGGGTCGAGGGCTGGTACCCGCTGGTCATGCCGATGACGCACGAGCGCGCCCTGACCGGCGGCCGCGAGGTCTTCGGCGAACCGAAGAAACTGGGCGAGGTCACCGTCGAGCGCGACGGGCTCGTCGTCCGGGCCGCCCTCGCCCGGCACGGCATCGCGTTCGTGGAGGTCCGCGGGGCGGTCGACCGCCCGCTGCCGCTGCCCGAACCGGCCACGAAGACCGACTTCTACTTCAAGTTCCTCCCCGCGGTCGACGGCTCCGGCCTGGAGTCGGACCCGGTCCTCGTCCACTGCACCCGCAACGAGAAGGTCCGCAGGCTGGAGCGCGTCACGGGCGACGTCGTGCTCCGCGAGTCGATGTTCGACCCGGTCGCCGACCTGCCCGTCCGCCGGCTCGTGGAGATCACCATCGGCGAGAAGACCACCGACCAGAAGGGCCGGGTCGTCGAGCGGGTCAGCGCCCGGGCCCTGCTCCCGTACGTCCACCAGCGGTACGACGACCCGATGCAGGTCCTCGACGGCCCTCCGGAAGGCAGTGTGTGA